The Nitrospirota bacterium genome has a window encoding:
- a CDS encoding sulfurtransferase TusA family protein, whose protein sequence is MKADKTLDIKGLTDQRPKEVTRNVLSMMAKGQILRVIADDSGARQALIALCEYSGYRLLSLEEESGVIYFNIQK, encoded by the coding sequence ATGAAAGCAGACAAGACACTTGATATCAAGGGACTTACTGACCAGAGGCCAAAGGAAGTGACAAGGAACGTTCTGAGCATGATGGCAAAAGGCCAGATACTCAGGGTCATAGCTGACGATTCAGGGGCAAGACAGGCCCTTATTGCACTATGCGAATATTCTGGTTACCGTCTGCTCTCCCTGGAAGAAGAGAGTGGAGTCATCTATTTTAATATACAGAAATGA
- a CDS encoding glycosyltransferase family 39 protein, which produces MDIRKTEHVLLVSFCTLIVLPILYIYRSADNNTFTSWRWVFSQSGILQVFFFLLPALLCAYALSRLRFSGRNAYAFLFLLSFVSIIPLWQESESIIDASRYFVQAKSLKEHGIRYFLDHWGDKIHAWTDMPLVPFLYGLVFAVFGDSRLCIQVFNTTLFALTGVMTFLVGKRLWDEETGLHAGLLLLGMPYLLTQVPLLLVDLPTMFFLTLSIYTFLHAIEKGGLRWTVAASVALCLAIFAKYSTWLMLSVIPIISFVSGTGQPKKTFSRTCSVLLIAGLLAGGVIFVRYDLFRDQIMILRTYQWSGLSRWQEGFLSTFLYQTHPFVTILALCGIYRAIQKKDIRFLIPAWFAVLVLILQIKRIRYIIPLFPLFALMAAYGLQLVKDRPIKQFISLCIAASSLVLVYSAYLPFLNTTGMANLKHAGQYLNTLNCDSVEVYALPQESSSGSTFAAIPILDYHTVKKIVSPQEWPGHMQDSTTQKSSLRFTWETTKPDLYSQPETDKSCAVVIISSRALDPAAGAFIGKDPGSLKMLKEFGQTSEVFKYQTFVTILRQE; this is translated from the coding sequence ATGGATATCAGGAAGACCGAGCATGTCCTGCTCGTGTCCTTCTGCACCCTTATCGTCCTGCCCATTCTCTACATCTACCGCTCGGCAGATAACAATACGTTCACCAGCTGGCGATGGGTCTTCTCTCAGTCAGGTATCCTGCAAGTATTTTTCTTCCTTTTACCGGCATTGCTTTGCGCCTATGCCCTGTCGCGCCTGAGGTTTTCCGGGCGCAATGCATATGCATTTCTTTTTCTCCTGTCTTTCGTTTCGATCATCCCTCTCTGGCAGGAGTCCGAGTCAATCATTGATGCGTCCAGATATTTTGTCCAGGCCAAATCCCTGAAAGAGCACGGGATACGGTATTTCCTTGATCATTGGGGCGACAAGATCCATGCCTGGACCGATATGCCGCTGGTGCCCTTTCTCTACGGCCTTGTGTTTGCCGTTTTTGGAGATTCCAGGCTCTGTATTCAGGTGTTCAACACCACCCTCTTCGCGCTGACAGGCGTAATGACATTCCTTGTCGGGAAAAGGCTTTGGGATGAGGAAACAGGGCTGCATGCAGGACTGCTTCTGCTGGGAATGCCCTACCTGCTTACGCAGGTGCCTCTGCTGCTTGTCGATCTGCCGACAATGTTCTTCCTGACCCTTTCCATCTATACCTTTCTTCATGCGATTGAAAAGGGAGGGCTTCGCTGGACAGTTGCTGCCTCAGTCGCATTATGCTTGGCCATTTTTGCAAAATATTCGACCTGGCTGATGCTTTCTGTTATTCCGATAATCTCATTTGTTTCCGGAACGGGACAGCCGAAGAAGACATTCAGCAGAACATGTTCTGTTCTTCTCATTGCAGGTCTTCTTGCAGGGGGTGTCATCTTTGTCCGCTATGATCTTTTCCGGGACCAGATCATGATCCTCAGGACGTACCAGTGGTCAGGCCTCAGCCGCTGGCAGGAAGGTTTTCTCTCGACGTTCCTGTACCAGACACATCCGTTCGTGACCATCCTCGCACTCTGCGGAATATACCGGGCGATCCAAAAGAAGGATATACGTTTCCTTATTCCAGCATGGTTCGCTGTTTTGGTACTCATCCTCCAGATAAAGAGAATACGGTATATTATCCCGCTCTTCCCGCTCTTTGCTCTCATGGCAGCATATGGTCTTCAACTGGTCAAAGACAGGCCCATCAAACAATTCATTTCCCTGTGCATCGCGGCCTCGTCGCTGGTTCTCGTATACAGCGCATATCTGCCGTTCCTGAACACTACAGGCATGGCAAACCTGAAACATGCCGGGCAGTATCTCAACACCCTGAACTGCGATTCTGTTGAGGTCTATGCCCTGCCGCAGGAAAGCTCGTCAGGCAGCACATTCGCAGCAATACCGATACTCGACTACCATACGGTCAAAAAAATCGTCTCTCCCCAGGAGTGGCCCGGGCATATGCAGGACAGCACAACGCAGAAATCTTCCCTGAGGTTCACCTGGGAGACAACAAAGCCTGATCTGTATTCTCAGCCCGAGACAGACAAAAGCTGTGCTGTTGTCATCATTTCGAGCAGGGCGCTCGACCCTGCAGCCGGGGCATTCATTGGAAAAGATCCTGGTTCCCTGAAGATGCTGAAAGAGTTCGGACAGACATCAGAGGTCTTTAAATACCAGACGTTCGTGACGATCCTCAGGCAGGAATAG
- a CDS encoding YeeE/YedE family protein, translating to MESDAKKKKIWALVIIGFFALVSIVTYAYNDYYIYLSAYLWFGLIYGMCLQYGRFCFASAFRDLFAVGVPRMVVGIMTATLFFGLVSSFVTATGFSTFHASPSGIHSMIAGLIFGVGMVFAGGCASGSLYKAGEGNGVALLVILSISVTQSSFADIGGWLNYLVPASWHASALSKNLPAVINVGDGWLDQYLAGYVWNHPTVTFAKLLGLKNESASGAFAGNLLVGVILPALLMLTVVYFIWGKRAFVRDTLKAKGSVSLRDHLTGFWQMILSSKRTSLAGLFLGIACGLQMFVIEGLRIKFGIRNAGEILTRLGSDFGLSIRGTVFDPGYWYVTTQEAQWVGWVMHKLGWNNMDNIFFGYINGIPNPALNPADWMSLALIGGAAIMALMNNEFKFKKPTMELATWAIVGGFLMGIGSRLGLGCNVGAFFVRVSNGDVGGWLFGLGMIGGAFVGVKFFNWWTERKMAKELAGMEI from the coding sequence GTGGAAAGTGATGCAAAAAAGAAGAAGATATGGGCGTTGGTGATCATCGGATTCTTCGCCCTCGTAAGCATAGTGACATACGCTTACAATGATTATTATATTTATCTCTCCGCCTATCTCTGGTTCGGTCTCATCTACGGCATGTGCCTGCAATACGGCAGGTTCTGTTTTGCCTCAGCCTTCAGGGACCTGTTCGCCGTCGGCGTGCCGAGAATGGTTGTAGGCATCATGACCGCCACGTTATTTTTCGGACTCGTCTCTTCATTTGTGACAGCTACCGGATTCAGCACGTTCCATGCCTCTCCTTCAGGGATTCACTCCATGATCGCAGGTCTTATATTCGGGGTCGGGATGGTCTTTGCAGGCGGCTGCGCCTCTGGCTCACTCTATAAGGCAGGAGAAGGAAACGGGGTGGCTCTGCTCGTAATATTATCCATCAGCGTAACACAGTCGTCCTTTGCAGATATCGGCGGCTGGCTCAATTACCTCGTCCCGGCTTCCTGGCACGCCTCAGCACTGTCAAAGAACCTTCCGGCGGTGATAAATGTTGGAGATGGCTGGCTCGACCAATACCTTGCAGGCTATGTCTGGAACCATCCAACCGTCACATTCGCAAAGCTGCTCGGCCTGAAGAACGAATCAGCGTCAGGCGCATTTGCAGGAAATCTTCTTGTCGGCGTCATCTTACCTGCGCTTCTCATGCTGACCGTGGTCTATTTCATCTGGGGGAAGAGGGCGTTTGTGCGCGACACGCTGAAAGCAAAGGGAAGTGTCAGCCTCCGTGACCATCTCACCGGTTTCTGGCAGATGATTCTTTCATCAAAGAGGACCTCGTTAGCAGGCCTCTTTCTCGGCATAGCCTGCGGACTCCAGATGTTCGTCATTGAAGGTCTGCGCATAAAGTTCGGGATCAGAAATGCAGGAGAGATCCTCACGCGGCTCGGCTCGGATTTCGGCCTGTCGATCAGGGGTACCGTGTTTGACCCAGGCTACTGGTATGTGACCACGCAGGAGGCCCAGTGGGTAGGCTGGGTCATGCACAAGCTCGGCTGGAACAATATGGACAATATCTTTTTCGGCTATATCAACGGCATACCGAACCCTGCCCTGAATCCTGCTGACTGGATGTCCCTGGCCCTTATAGGCGGTGCAGCAATCATGGCGCTGATGAACAATGAGTTCAAATTCAAAAAACCGACCATGGAACTTGCGACATGGGCCATTGTCGGCGGCTTTCTCATGGGAATCGGCTCACGGCTCGGCCTCGGCTGTAATGTGGGCGCATTCTTTGTCCGGGTCTCTAACGGCGATGTCGGCGGATGGCTCTTCGGGCTCGGCATGATAGGCGGAGCCTTTGTAGGGGTGAAATTCTTCAACTGGTGGACAGAGCGGAAAATGGCCAAAGAACTTGCCGGAATGGAAATATGA
- a CDS encoding sulfurtransferase TusA family protein — protein MAVKFEKISEGSYALDCTGYVCPHPQIYTKKMLEKIKEGDTLEVTFDNPSSGESITAMCSSLGNEIIERTQQGGKIIFKIRKAA, from the coding sequence ATGGCGGTAAAATTCGAAAAAATATCCGAAGGCTCCTATGCCCTTGACTGCACAGGGTATGTCTGCCCGCATCCTCAGATTTACACCAAGAAAATGCTCGAAAAGATCAAGGAAGGAGATACCCTGGAAGTCACCTTTGACAATCCTTCTTCAGGTGAATCGATCACGGCCATGTGTTCATCGCTTGGCAATGAAATAATCGAGCGGACCCAGCAAGGCGGCAAAATTATCTTCAAGATAAGGAAGGCGGCATGA
- a CDS encoding universal stress protein has product MKKILIAVDDSKGSEAAVRTFIDLFPSNRPDTVVLLYIQKIEGRSLMDEMLGEAEMSTLKEMLKGTEYQEFLDRKAAKVISFHTDLFKEKGIVGIKTLVREGHPADEILNAAKEEGAGMIIIGSRGRKMHDLLMGSVSREVANRADIPVLLAK; this is encoded by the coding sequence ATGAAAAAAATACTTATTGCTGTTGATGACAGCAAGGGGTCAGAGGCAGCCGTTCGCACCTTTATCGATCTCTTTCCGTCAAACCGTCCCGATACCGTAGTGCTTCTCTATATCCAGAAGATCGAAGGCCGCTCCCTTATGGACGAGATGCTCGGGGAGGCAGAGATGTCAACCCTGAAGGAGATGCTGAAAGGTACAGAGTACCAGGAATTTCTGGACAGGAAGGCCGCAAAGGTCATCTCATTTCACACTGACCTCTTTAAGGAAAAAGGGATTGTCGGAATAAAAACGCTTGTCAGGGAAGGCCATCCTGCAGACGAAATACTCAACGCTGCAAAGGAAGAAGGTGCAGGCATGATAATCATAGGGTCACGGGGCAGGAAAATGCACGATCTTCTTATGGGCAGTGTCAGCAGGGAGGTGGCCAACAGGGCTGATATACCTGTGCTTCTTGCCAAGTAA
- a CDS encoding sulfurtransferase, with product MKKRIMHLMVVTMFLLVSAGLSQAATWAHPELLLTPADVEKNASKADWVIVDCRDLKDYAKGHIPGAISFGKECKKALRDSTSRVFKDPKKYETIFGKSGIGNNTHVVFYGEHKTTDTFKDVSVSFWIMEYLGHDKAHVLNGGIDAWMKAGKKLTNEPAMKKETKFAAKVVANRIATTDEILQIAQGKKKGITLIDSRTEKEHAGEDIRSLRGGYVPNTTKNISHKNTMDQEKDPKTGKDVDNGYLSPDRVAGFFKDFDKSKRTIGYCHTGTRSTLTYLEMRLLGFKEPANWDDSWIVWGNNLKYPVADEQWINFERLKKAEDDLKALKDAMPKKEGAKE from the coding sequence ATGAAAAAAAGAATTATGCATCTGATGGTAGTAACGATGTTCCTGCTGGTCTCAGCAGGCCTGTCACAAGCTGCAACGTGGGCACATCCTGAATTGCTGCTGACACCGGCAGATGTCGAGAAGAACGCGAGCAAGGCAGACTGGGTCATTGTGGACTGCAGGGATCTGAAGGATTACGCAAAAGGTCATATCCCGGGCGCCATCAGCTTTGGCAAAGAGTGCAAAAAAGCTTTGCGGGACAGCACATCAAGGGTATTCAAGGATCCAAAGAAATATGAGACTATTTTCGGCAAGTCCGGCATAGGCAATAACACACACGTTGTCTTTTATGGCGAGCACAAGACCACTGACACCTTCAAGGATGTGAGCGTCTCCTTCTGGATAATGGAGTATCTCGGTCATGACAAGGCACATGTACTCAACGGCGGTATTGATGCATGGATGAAGGCAGGCAAAAAACTGACGAATGAACCTGCCATGAAAAAAGAGACAAAATTTGCGGCAAAGGTCGTAGCAAACAGGATCGCCACTACCGATGAAATACTTCAGATCGCCCAGGGCAAAAAGAAGGGCATCACCCTCATAGATTCCAGAACCGAAAAAGAACATGCGGGCGAGGATATCCGCTCCCTGCGCGGCGGCTATGTTCCCAACACAACCAAGAACATCTCTCATAAAAACACTATGGATCAGGAAAAAGATCCAAAGACGGGTAAAGACGTTGACAACGGCTATCTTTCGCCTGACCGGGTTGCCGGGTTCTTCAAAGACTTCGACAAGAGCAAGCGTACGATTGGATACTGCCACACCGGAACGCGTTCAACCCTTACGTATCTTGAGATGAGACTGCTTGGCTTTAAGGAGCCTGCAAACTGGGATGATTCCTGGATCGTCTGGGGCAACAATCTCAAATACCCGGTGGCTGACGAACAGTGGATCAACTTCGAGAGGCTGAAGAAGGCTGAAGATGATCTCAAGGCCCTCAAGGATGCCATGCCGAAAAAAGAGGGAGCAAAGGAATAG
- a CDS encoding universal stress protein translates to MRILVAHDGSEHADKALSKAADIAAMTKSAIVVLSVVPDLCMMEISDDDCKNMYSIMTEESEKRLTALKDDLSKKGVEMETAVLFGNAADIIISTCADKKIDLVVVGSHGRHGARKFLLGSVSSRVVDHAACDVLVVK, encoded by the coding sequence ATGCGTATATTAGTTGCTCATGATGGTTCAGAACACGCGGATAAGGCACTCTCAAAGGCTGCAGACATAGCAGCGATGACAAAGTCCGCTATCGTCGTACTCTCTGTTGTCCCTGACCTCTGCATGATGGAAATAAGCGATGACGACTGCAAAAACATGTATAGCATCATGACCGAGGAATCTGAAAAAAGACTGACTGCATTGAAGGATGACCTTTCCAAAAAAGGCGTTGAAATGGAGACTGCTGTACTGTTTGGAAACGCTGCAGACATCATAATCAGCACCTGCGCCGACAAGAAGATCGATCTGGTTGTGGTCGGCTCCCACGGCAGGCATGGAGCCAGAAAATTCCTGCTTGGCAGCGTCTCCTCCAGGGTCGTTGATCATGCAGCTTGCGATGTCCTGGTTGTGAAATAA
- a CDS encoding putative sulfate exporter family transporter translates to MDGEKRSPVTLIVGLILLAYALILRSQNTALTPSGLVAVAEYLKTGGTIGTQISVGLWSGVIICLIGIWNLAVPSMTSKFDKLVRAPMAGIGTIITLCYITRYYMEPIFKIWGKLAKPALGFDMATIFGLNYILLGIILGIIWVNTIGIPSWMQAGVKTARLAMKMGVITLGAMYSITELKYLGGLSIVMVATFVMGTSLLVLWLGKLAQAPRPLIGVLSAGMGVCGVSAAVAAAPVVKARGVDMAYSIGMLLLIGVVGLFVFPPVAKMVGMNELQFGAWAGTGILNSAQVAAAALIFDPNTIETLKVAEIFNITRILFLPFIVIVLAIWFAKGEEESEKGKVNLGKVLIDKFPLFVLGFIIMFAFSSTGVFTPSGQELHGKHFYSFKPAESKEVRTRDLKKIQAFIETGSVTDPKVKEALEKLVADRQVTSADQTDLVLKAQDFTTDKDMKKVFQDADKKVQAKPKTMEMMREYMMWFFAFGLIGLGMQITWSTIRQAGGKAALIGVVSGVAKAVLSFFVCWLLIKGTI, encoded by the coding sequence ATGGATGGGGAAAAGAGGTCACCCGTAACATTAATAGTGGGGCTGATTCTTCTTGCGTATGCCCTTATTCTCAGGAGCCAGAATACGGCTTTAACACCCAGCGGACTCGTCGCTGTCGCGGAGTACCTTAAAACAGGCGGTACAATCGGCACGCAGATTTCCGTTGGCTTATGGTCAGGGGTTATCATCTGTCTGATCGGCATCTGGAATCTTGCGGTGCCGTCCATGACATCAAAGTTTGACAAACTTGTGCGTGCCCCTATGGCCGGCATCGGAACTATAATCACTCTTTGTTATATAACACGTTATTACATGGAGCCCATCTTCAAGATATGGGGAAAACTGGCGAAACCTGCGCTCGGTTTTGATATGGCAACTATCTTCGGCCTTAACTACATCCTCCTCGGGATCATCCTCGGCATTATCTGGGTCAATACTATCGGCATTCCTTCCTGGATGCAGGCAGGTGTCAAGACCGCCCGTCTGGCCATGAAGATGGGGGTTATCACGCTGGGAGCAATGTACAGCATTACCGAGCTCAAGTATCTTGGCGGGTTGAGTATTGTGATGGTCGCTACATTCGTTATGGGAACTTCCCTACTTGTCCTATGGCTCGGCAAGCTTGCTCAGGCACCCCGTCCATTAATCGGTGTGCTGTCTGCCGGTATGGGCGTCTGCGGCGTATCAGCTGCAGTTGCTGCAGCCCCGGTCGTGAAGGCCAGAGGCGTTGACATGGCCTACTCGATCGGCATGCTGCTGCTAATAGGTGTTGTAGGCCTTTTTGTTTTCCCACCCGTAGCAAAGATGGTAGGCATGAACGAGCTTCAGTTCGGGGCCTGGGCAGGCACCGGCATCCTCAACTCAGCCCAGGTTGCGGCAGCTGCCCTGATATTTGACCCCAACACCATAGAGACCCTGAAAGTCGCGGAAATATTTAATATCACCAGAATCCTGTTCCTCCCCTTCATAGTCATTGTGCTTGCAATATGGTTTGCAAAGGGAGAGGAAGAGTCTGAGAAAGGCAAGGTCAATCTTGGCAAGGTCCTCATTGACAAGTTTCCGCTCTTTGTCCTCGGTTTTATCATCATGTTTGCTTTCAGTTCAACAGGAGTCTTCACCCCTTCCGGGCAGGAACTCCACGGCAAGCACTTCTACAGCTTCAAGCCTGCCGAAAGCAAGGAAGTAAGAACCAGGGACTTGAAGAAGATTCAGGCATTTATTGAAACCGGTTCAGTCACCGACCCAAAGGTCAAGGAAGCGCTTGAAAAACTTGTAGCCGACAGGCAGGTAACCAGTGCTGATCAGACTGACCTTGTCCTGAAAGCTCAGGATTTTACAACTGACAAAGACATGAAAAAGGTATTTCAGGACGCTGACAAGAAAGTCCAGGCAAAGCCCAAGACCATGGAGATGATGAGGGAATATATGATGTGGTTCTTTGCCTTCGGTCTTATCGGCCTTGGGATGCAGATCACCTGGTCGACCATCCGACAAGCAGGAGGAAAGGCAGCGCTAATAGGTGTGGTTTCCGGAGTTGCAAAGGCAGTACTTTCTTTCTTTGTCTGCTGGCTGTTAATCAAGGGAACCATCTAA
- a CDS encoding universal stress protein, with the protein MIRKILVATHGTENAIQAELHAIQLAQALGARLHGLYVIHKDWGSLVGIEWLHSSEKRMDFYRYAESELYRMADAALAGLVQRAGAHGITVTSSVRVGDPGTVIAEEAGGTNADLIVIGSNGSKTSEEYRAKVSLVKLMKAAPCSVLRVKADAGRGGEKLREQGHAQDFQETQWNKLGKSRKCETGL; encoded by the coding sequence ATGATACGTAAGATACTGGTGGCTACGCACGGCACCGAAAATGCGATTCAGGCAGAGTTACATGCCATACAATTGGCTCAGGCATTGGGTGCACGTCTTCATGGTCTCTATGTCATTCATAAGGACTGGGGGTCTCTGGTCGGCATAGAATGGCTCCACTCCTCTGAAAAGAGAATGGATTTTTACCGCTACGCCGAATCAGAACTGTACCGGATGGCAGATGCGGCACTGGCCGGGCTCGTTCAGCGTGCAGGGGCGCACGGCATAACCGTAACGTCTTCTGTCAGGGTGGGTGACCCCGGGACAGTCATTGCCGAAGAGGCCGGCGGGACCAACGCAGACCTCATTGTGATCGGCAGCAATGGCAGCAAAACATCCGAGGAATACAGGGCAAAGGTTTCCCTTGTCAAACTGATGAAGGCAGCGCCTTGTTCGGTTCTCCGGGTAAAAGCAGATGCCGGCAGAGGGGGTGAGAAGCTCAGGGAGCAGGGACATGCTCAAGATTTTCAGGAAACCCAATGGAACAAACTCGGGAAAAGTAGGAAATGTGAGACGGGTTTGTAA
- a CDS encoding rhodanese-like domain-containing protein produces MKRTLIALLFLTVALAGFYTMAAAGPYPDAVIKQAESLKADADAKKDMPASLQGIKLIDGKELKKWMDEKKKFVIIDNRNKEQFTKEHITGATLITVDELMGNPKLSDALDKKVPLVLYCNGVKCWRSPAAALLYQSLGFKEVYWFRNGLPEWVKLDYPTVEGGK; encoded by the coding sequence ATGAAACGCACATTGATCGCATTACTGTTTCTCACCGTGGCCTTGGCAGGGTTTTACACCATGGCAGCTGCAGGACCCTATCCGGATGCTGTCATTAAACAGGCAGAGAGTCTGAAGGCAGACGCTGATGCAAAGAAAGACATGCCTGCATCCCTTCAGGGCATCAAGCTTATCGACGGCAAAGAATTAAAAAAGTGGATGGATGAGAAGAAGAAGTTCGTGATCATCGACAACAGGAACAAGGAACAGTTCACCAAAGAGCACATAACCGGTGCCACTCTTATTACCGTAGATGAACTGATGGGAAACCCAAAGCTGTCTGACGCGCTGGACAAGAAAGTCCCGCTTGTACTCTATTGCAACGGCGTTAAATGCTGGCGCTCACCGGCAGCTGCCCTTCTTTATCAGAGCCTCGGCTTCAAGGAAGTCTACTGGTTCAGAAACGGACTGCCCGAATGGGTCAAGCTTGACTACCCGACAGTTGAAGGCGGCAAATAG
- a CDS encoding phosphate ABC transporter substrate-binding protein, which produces MRKMAFAGLTLLIFVCVIAVGVAPAAELKWVGCDILELSVMQSISKEYEKKTGVKISLQEAGATRGIVDVAAGKADIGGTCRHAVARNEERGVKLVPVAWDAIIVVTHKSNPVDNLTLEQIRNIFTGKTSSWKSVGGPDRPIQVVAREGKLSGVGQMARKLVFKNPDQEFTPKALLFKSTGPVEEAVEKTPWTIAFTGISSATKRSFKVLKIEGKAPSYNTIARGEYMLYRPLYLVTRHDASPEVNKFISFVLSDEGQGIIKKENTVTLKDGQALWQKYGNY; this is translated from the coding sequence ATGAGGAAAATGGCATTCGCAGGTTTAACCTTACTGATTTTTGTTTGCGTAATCGCAGTCGGAGTCGCCCCTGCTGCTGAACTGAAATGGGTAGGGTGCGATATCCTTGAACTCTCGGTAATGCAGTCCATATCAAAGGAGTATGAAAAAAAGACAGGCGTGAAGATAAGCCTTCAGGAAGCCGGCGCCACCAGGGGAATCGTTGACGTGGCTGCCGGAAAAGCCGACATCGGTGGCACGTGCAGACATGCAGTTGCGAGGAATGAAGAGCGCGGGGTTAAGCTGGTCCCCGTGGCTTGGGACGCCATTATAGTGGTCACTCATAAATCAAACCCTGTGGATAACCTGACCCTTGAACAGATACGGAATATTTTTACCGGCAAGACTTCCAGTTGGAAGAGCGTTGGAGGCCCAGACCGGCCTATCCAGGTCGTTGCTCGGGAAGGCAAACTTTCCGGTGTGGGCCAGATGGCTCGCAAGCTTGTGTTCAAGAACCCGGACCAGGAATTTACTCCGAAGGCGCTACTTTTCAAATCCACCGGACCGGTTGAAGAGGCCGTGGAAAAGACCCCGTGGACTATTGCCTTTACAGGGATAAGCAGCGCTACAAAGCGGTCGTTCAAGGTGCTGAAGATCGAAGGGAAAGCCCCATCGTATAACACCATTGCACGTGGGGAGTATATGCTGTACCGGCCGCTGTATCTTGTTACCAGACATGATGCAAGTCCGGAGGTTAACAAGTTTATCTCCTTTGTGCTCAGCGATGAAGGGCAGGGCATAATCAAAAAAGAAAATACTGTAACGCTCAAGGACGGTCAGGCGCTCTGGCAGAAATACGGCAACTATTAA
- a CDS encoding ABC transporter permease: MINIPSTFRISLRALRVNKMRSGLTMLGMIIGVGAVIAMLAVGTGARQKISEQIASIGSNLIMVLSGASTSGGIRMGAGTQPTLSLGDADAVEKECPSVQAVAPILGGTAQVVYGNQNWSTGVTGTSPNILIVREWSLSSGRPFSDDDVKSATKVCLIGQTIVENLFGSIDPVGQVIRIKKIPFTVVGVLEEKGQSPNGQDQDDTIFIPITTAQKKLFGTAFPGMIRLMSVKARSAEDLPKAEKEITDLLRQRHRLSAKQENDFTVRNLTQMLQTAEQSTKVMTILLGAIASVSLVVGGIGIMNIMLVSVTERTREIGIRMAVGAKTWDIRLQFIIEALTLSMIGGIIGIICGITVSKVLSNLAGWSIVVSPFSVFLSFGFSGLVGIFFGFYPAYKASLLDPIEALRYE, from the coding sequence ATGATCAATATCCCCTCCACATTCAGGATCTCTCTCAGGGCATTGCGCGTGAACAAGATGCGCTCAGGGCTTACCATGCTCGGCATGATCATCGGCGTCGGCGCGGTGATAGCCATGCTTGCGGTCGGCACCGGTGCGCGTCAGAAGATTTCTGAGCAGATAGCGAGCATCGGCAGCAACCTGATCATGGTACTGTCAGGGGCGAGTACATCCGGGGGCATTCGGATGGGTGCAGGCACCCAGCCTACGCTTTCGCTCGGCGATGCTGACGCAGTCGAGAAGGAATGTCCTTCAGTGCAGGCTGTTGCTCCGATCCTCGGCGGTACGGCCCAGGTAGTGTATGGGAATCAGAACTGGTCTACAGGTGTGACCGGAACTTCGCCGAACATACTCATTGTTCGCGAATGGAGTCTGTCCTCGGGAAGACCGTTTTCTGACGATGATGTGAAGAGCGCCACAAAAGTTTGTCTTATCGGCCAGACCATCGTGGAAAATCTTTTCGGCAGCATCGATCCTGTGGGACAGGTGATACGCATCAAGAAGATCCCCTTTACCGTAGTAGGTGTGCTTGAGGAAAAGGGCCAGTCGCCGAACGGGCAGGACCAGGACGACACTATCTTCATCCCGATTACGACAGCACAGAAGAAACTTTTCGGCACTGCCTTTCCCGGAATGATCCGCCTTATGTCTGTAAAGGCACGGTCAGCAGAAGATCTTCCGAAGGCCGAAAAGGAGATCACTGACCTGCTTCGGCAGCGCCACAGATTGAGCGCAAAACAGGAGAATGACTTCACGGTCAGAAACCTTACCCAGATGCTCCAGACCGCTGAGCAGTCAACCAAGGTGATGACCATCCTGTTAGGCGCAATTGCCTCGGTATCGCTTGTTGTCGGCGGCATCGGCATCATGAACATCATGCTCGTCTCGGTCACGGAGAGGACACGGGAGATCGGCATCAGGATGGCGGTCGGCGCCAAGACCTGGGACATCAGACTTCAGTTCATCATTGAGGCCCTGACGCTTTCGATGATCGGCGGCATCATCGGCATCATCTGCGGGATTACGGTATCCAAAGTGCTTTCTAATCTTGCAGGCTGGTCTATTGTCGTATCGCCTTTTTCTGTGTTTCTTTCCTTCGGTTTCTCAGGCCTGGTAGGGATCTTCTTCGGTTTTTATCCGGCGTACAAGGCATCGCTGCTCGATCCCATAGAAGCTCTGCGCTATGAATAA